The stretch of DNA CTAAGCCTTCTACCTGTCCATCACCCTTTATAGCTTTTGGCCGTACTCCGGACTTCACTTCGATTGATTCTGATCTCAGTTTGTGGGCTTCGCCTTTGTACTGCGGCAGGTAATACACTTTGCGGCATATCTCACCAAGGAAATTGGCTTCATGTTCGCCTTCTTCCTGGGTATAAGAAATTACTGCAACATCTTTGTCGCGGTAAAACATCCCGTCACATGTGGCGCAATAGCTGACTCCGCGACCAAGATAGTTTCGCTCGCCTTCGAATAGAGCAGTTGCAACAACACCGGTGGCAATTATAACAGCCTTAGCCTCATAGGTCTGAACAGGTGTCAGCAAAGTAAACTTGTCATCGGTAGGAAAGATATTGACAACCTTCTCTTTGATCAAGGTCGGCTCATGCGCCATGCAATGCGAGGAAAGCTGCTGCATCAGGCCTTTGCCGGTAATCTCGGGCATCCCGAGGTAGTTGTCAACGATATGAGCTTTTTGCAATTTGGGGCTAAAATCCAGGTGATTGAATAACGCTAC from Veillonellaceae bacterium encodes:
- a CDS encoding NAD(P)/FAD-dependent oxidoreductase, translating into MGDNVFDIAVIGGGPAGLSAVLTGRIRNKTVALFNHLDFSPKLQKAHIVDNYLGMPEITGKGLMQQLSSHCMAHEPTLIKEKVVNIFPTDDKFTLLTPVQTYEAKAVIIATGVVATALFEGERNYLGRGVSYCATCDGMFYRDKDVAVISYTQEEGEHEANFLGEICRKVYYLPQYKGEAHKLRSESIEVKSGVRPKAIKGDGQVEGLVTDKEELKVSGVFILRQSDPVENILSGLELEGETIKVNRDMSTNIPGVFAAGDCTGKPWQIAKATGEGLVAVLSAITYLEKNSKQA